The genomic segment ACAAGCACTTGCCAGACATTTGCCGAAACGTGCGCTACTATCGCCTCCACCCCGTCAGAAAGCACATTTTCAGGAGCAATTGTTTCTTCGTCGGTTTGTTGAAGCCTTTCTTGACGGGTAAACTCTCCCGCCGCAACCCAGCGATCGCGTTCCGCAGCAAAAGCCGCTTGTTGTTTAGCC from the Chroococcidiopsis sp. TS-821 genome contains:
- a CDS encoding acetyl-CoA carboxylase biotin carboxyl carrier protein subunit, with protein sequence AKQQAAFAAERDRWVAAGEFTRQERLQQTDEETIAPENVLSDGVEAIVAHVSANVWQVLVKGGDRVASGDRLVILEAMKMGVAGLAEDSGTITNVFWQPGQTRTAGQILAANQPD